A single genomic interval of Polaribacter vadi harbors:
- a CDS encoding beta-N-acetylhexosaminidase produces MKINSLLLFSLCIVLNSQTVLSQEIQIIPRPLEVISGSKTFKIDKETQLVFDNDTKNIVTSLQNYFKNDFSFDLKTTNYQSLKKNFIVFKVDENLADEGYELTITEDKILICAKNTTGWFYGTQTLMQLCSYNADFSKYEKQLTLKEVTIKDAPNFKWRAFMLDEARYFKGMEQVKLLLDEMAFLKMNVFHWHLVDDQGWRIEIKKYPKLTEIGSKRKSTQIGPLQWESPIQSAEPHEGFYTQEEIKEIIKYAKDRHITIVPEIEMPGHSTAAIASYPWLGTSKKETEVPIKFGVGKDVFDVTNERTNQFLKDVLEEVMALFPSEVIHIGGDEVKYNHWKSSESVQKYMKEKNLATPADLQVYFTNNISKYLESKGRRMMGWNEIMGHNLHEYQDKNDTKTSQKLAEKSIVHFWKGDVKLAETAARNGYEIVNSLHTYTYLDYEYKNLPLSKAYSFDPIPDKLDEKYHDKIIGLGCQMWGEWIPTNGDMHYRVFPRIAAYAEIGWTAKKRKDFTFFKTALKNLQKRWTAKEIYFAPNEFVEKH; encoded by the coding sequence ATGAAAATCAATTCCCTACTACTTTTTAGTTTATGTATTGTTTTAAATTCACAAACTGTATTATCTCAAGAAATACAAATTATACCTCGTCCTTTAGAAGTAATTTCTGGAAGTAAAACATTTAAAATTGATAAAGAAACTCAACTTGTTTTTGACAATGACACTAAAAATATTGTAACTAGTTTACAAAATTATTTTAAAAATGATTTTAGTTTCGATTTAAAAACCACCAATTATCAAAGTTTAAAAAAGAATTTTATTGTTTTTAAAGTTGATGAAAATTTAGCTGATGAAGGTTATGAGCTAACAATAACTGAAGATAAAATACTTATTTGTGCAAAAAACACAACTGGTTGGTTTTATGGAACACAAACCTTAATGCAGCTTTGTTCTTATAATGCTGATTTTTCCAAATACGAAAAACAACTAACACTTAAAGAAGTTACAATTAAAGATGCTCCTAATTTTAAATGGAGAGCTTTTATGTTGGATGAAGCTAGGTATTTTAAAGGAATGGAACAAGTAAAACTGCTATTAGATGAAATGGCTTTTTTAAAAATGAACGTTTTTCATTGGCATTTGGTAGATGATCAAGGTTGGCGAATTGAAATAAAGAAATATCCAAAATTAACCGAAATTGGCTCGAAAAGAAAAAGTACTCAAATTGGTCCTTTGCAATGGGAAAGTCCTATTCAATCTGCAGAACCTCATGAAGGTTTTTATACTCAAGAAGAAATTAAGGAAATTATTAAGTATGCAAAAGACAGGCACATTACCATTGTTCCTGAAATAGAAATGCCTGGGCATTCTACTGCTGCAATTGCTTCTTATCCTTGGTTAGGAACTTCAAAAAAAGAAACTGAAGTTCCTATAAAATTTGGAGTTGGTAAAGATGTTTTTGATGTTACAAACGAAAGAACAAATCAGTTTTTAAAAGATGTTTTAGAGGAAGTTATGGCTCTTTTCCCATCTGAAGTAATTCATATTGGTGGAGATGAAGTAAAATATAACCACTGGAAATCTTCTGAATCTGTTCAGAAATATATGAAAGAAAAGAATTTAGCAACTCCTGCAGATTTACAGGTTTACTTTACAAATAATATTTCTAAATACTTAGAAAGTAAAGGAAGAAGAATGATGGGTTGGAATGAAATTATGGGACATAATTTGCATGAGTATCAAGATAAAAACGATACTAAAACTTCACAAAAATTAGCAGAAAAAAGTATCGTTCATTTTTGGAAAGGTGATGTGAAATTAGCAGAAACAGCTGCTAGAAATGGCTATGAAATTGTTAATTCTCTTCATACTTATACCTATTTAGATTATGAATATAAAAATTTACCTTTATCTAAAGCCTACTCTTTTGATCCTATTCCAGATAAATTAGATGAAAAATATCATGATAAAATAATAGGCCTAGGTTGCCAAATGTGGGGAGAATGGATACCAACTAATGGTGACATGCATTACAGAGTTTTCCCTAGAATTGCTGCGTATGCAGAAATTGGTTGGACAGCAAAAAAACGTAAAGATTTTACATTCTTTAAAACAGCTTTAAAAAATTTACAAAAAAGGTGGACTGCAAAAGAAATCTACTTTGCACCTAATGAATTTGTAGAAAAACATTAA
- a CDS encoding NADPH-dependent 2,4-dienoyl-CoA reductase: MKYKHIFEPLDLGFTTLKNRILMGSMHTGLEEEKNGYEKMAVYFAERAKGGVGLIVTGGIAPNIQGWTAPFSARLSSKKQIRNHQKVTKAVHEAGGKICMQILHSGRYGYHPFNVGASTIKSPITPFTPFKLKSSGIKRTIRDFVNCAKLAKDSNYDGVEIMGSEGYLINQFIVKRTNNRTDTYGGSYENRMRLPIELVKQTRAAVGKDFIIIYRLSMLDLVEKGSSWEEVVQLGKEIEKAGATIINTGIGWHESRIPTIATSVPRAAFTWVTKKMKEELSIPLITSNRINMPETAEKVLAEGDADMISMARPFLADPEWVNKAKAEKSDEINTCIACNQACLDHAFQKKVASCLVNPRACHETELNYNPTQNKKKIAVIGSGPAGLATATISAERGHFVTLFDAASEIGGQFNMAKQIPGKEEFYETIRYFQKQLELHKVEVKLNTKVSVEDLEKSDFDEIVLATGIKPRELKIEGFDHPKVLSYIEVLKEKKPVGKRVAVIGAGGIGFDVSEYLSHEGESTALNIDAWLKEWGIDKSIEARSGIEGVKPDFHPSPREIFMFKRSKGKFGGNLGKTTGWIHRSTLKKKKVQFIGEVSYTKIDDQGLHYIQNEKEIILDVDNVVICAGQTPFKELYQPLIDLGKKVHVIGGADFATELDAKRAINQGARLAAAL; encoded by the coding sequence ATGAAATACAAGCACATTTTTGAGCCATTAGATTTAGGATTTACTACTTTAAAAAATAGAATTTTAATGGGTTCTATGCATACAGGTTTAGAAGAAGAAAAAAACGGTTACGAAAAAATGGCTGTTTATTTTGCTGAACGTGCAAAAGGAGGAGTAGGGTTGATTGTTACTGGAGGAATTGCGCCAAATATACAAGGTTGGACAGCTCCTTTTTCTGCTAGACTGAGTTCTAAAAAGCAGATAAGAAATCATCAAAAAGTAACAAAAGCTGTTCATGAAGCAGGTGGAAAGATTTGTATGCAAATTCTACATTCAGGACGTTATGGATATCATCCTTTTAATGTTGGAGCATCTACTATAAAATCGCCAATAACACCTTTTACGCCTTTTAAATTAAAATCTTCTGGAATAAAAAGAACGATTAGAGATTTTGTAAACTGTGCAAAATTAGCCAAAGACTCTAATTACGATGGTGTTGAAATCATGGGTTCTGAAGGATATTTAATCAACCAATTTATTGTTAAAAGAACCAACAATAGAACCGATACTTATGGTGGATCTTATGAAAACAGAATGCGTTTGCCAATTGAATTGGTAAAACAAACGAGAGCAGCTGTTGGTAAAGATTTTATCATCATTTATAGATTATCGATGTTAGATTTGGTTGAAAAAGGTTCTTCTTGGGAAGAGGTTGTGCAACTTGGAAAAGAAATCGAAAAAGCAGGAGCCACTATTATAAATACAGGAATTGGTTGGCATGAATCTAGAATTCCAACAATTGCAACTTCAGTTCCAAGAGCTGCATTTACTTGGGTTACCAAAAAGATGAAAGAAGAATTATCAATTCCGTTGATAACTTCAAACAGAATAAATATGCCAGAAACTGCTGAAAAAGTATTGGCAGAAGGTGATGCAGATATGATTTCTATGGCTCGTCCATTTTTGGCAGATCCAGAATGGGTTAACAAAGCAAAAGCAGAAAAAAGTGATGAAATAAATACCTGTATTGCTTGTAATCAAGCATGTTTAGATCACGCTTTTCAGAAAAAAGTTGCGAGTTGTTTGGTGAATCCAAGAGCTTGTCATGAAACAGAATTGAACTATAACCCAACTCAAAATAAAAAGAAAATTGCAGTGATTGGTTCTGGACCAGCAGGTTTGGCTACAGCTACAATTTCTGCAGAAAGGGGACATTTTGTTACGTTGTTTGATGCAGCTTCTGAAATTGGTGGGCAATTTAATATGGCAAAACAAATTCCAGGAAAAGAAGAGTTTTATGAAACCATCAGATATTTTCAAAAACAACTTGAGTTACATAAAGTTGAGGTAAAATTAAACACCAAAGTTTCTGTAGAAGATTTAGAAAAATCAGACTTTGATGAAATTGTTTTAGCAACAGGGATAAAACCAAGAGAATTAAAAATTGAAGGATTTGATCATCCAAAAGTTTTAAGTTACATAGAAGTTTTAAAAGAGAAAAAACCAGTCGGAAAACGTGTTGCAGTAATTGGAGCAGGAGGAATTGGTTTTGATGTTTCAGAATATTTATCTCATGAAGGCGAATCAACAGCATTAAATATCGATGCTTGGTTAAAAGAATGGGGCATTGATAAATCTATAGAAGCTAGAAGTGGAATTGAAGGTGTAAAACCAGATTTTCACCCTTCTCCAAGAGAAATTTTTATGTTTAAAAGAAGTAAAGGAAAGTTTGGAGGCAATTTAGGGAAAACTACTGGTTGGATTCATAGATCAACCTTAAAAAAGAAAAAAGTACAATTTATTGGCGAAGTTTCTTATACTAAAATCGATGATCAAGGATTGCATTATATTCAAAATGAAAAAGAAATTATTTTAGATGTAGACAATGTAGTTATTTGTGCTGGACAAACACCGTTTAAAGAATTATATCAACCTTTAATAGATTTAGGAAAAAAGGTTCATGTTATTGGTGGTGCAGATTTTGCAACCGAATTAGATGCAAAAAGAGCCATTAACCAAGGTGCAAGATTGGCAGCAGCATTGTAA
- the ettA gene encoding energy-dependent translational throttle protein EttA: protein MSDDKKVIFSMNKLSKTYQSTGKQVLKDIYLSFFYGAKIGILGLNGSGKSTLLKIIAGVEKNYQGDVTFVPGYKVGYLEQEPQLDPEKTVLEVVKEGVAETVAILDEYNKINDMFGLEEVYSDADKMEKLMNQQAELQDKIDAANAWELDTKLEIAMDALRTPDSDKKIGVLSGGEKRRVALCRLLLQEPEILLLDEPTNHLDAESVHWLEHHLAQYKGTVIAVTHDRYFLDNVAGWILELDRGEGIPWKGNYSSWLDQKSQRMAQESKTASKRQKTLERELDWVRQGAKGRQTKQKARLKNYDKLMSQDQKQVDEKLEIYIPNGPRLGTNVIEATGVSKAFGDKLLYENLEFNLPQAGIVGIIGPNGAGKTTIFKMIMGEEKPDAGSFNVGETAKIAYVDQAHSNINPDKSIWENFSEGQDLVMMGGKQVNSRAYLSRFNFSGSEQNKKVETLSGGERNRLHLAMTLKEEGNVLLLDEPTNDLDVNTLRALEEGLENFAGCAVVISHDRWFLDRVCTHILAFEGNSEVYFFEGSFSDYEENKKKRLGGDLMPKRLKYKKLIR from the coding sequence ATGAGTGATGATAAGAAAGTAATCTTTTCGATGAATAAGTTGTCTAAAACTTACCAATCAACAGGAAAACAAGTTTTAAAGGATATTTATTTAAGTTTTTTTTACGGAGCAAAAATTGGAATTCTTGGTTTAAATGGATCAGGAAAATCAACCTTATTAAAAATTATTGCTGGCGTAGAAAAGAATTATCAAGGAGATGTAACTTTTGTACCAGGTTACAAAGTTGGTTATTTAGAACAAGAACCACAATTAGATCCTGAAAAAACGGTTTTAGAAGTTGTAAAAGAAGGAGTTGCAGAAACTGTAGCAATCTTAGATGAATACAACAAAATAAACGATATGTTTGGTTTGGAAGAAGTATATTCTGATGCAGATAAGATGGAAAAACTAATGAACCAACAAGCAGAACTTCAAGATAAAATTGATGCTGCAAATGCGTGGGAATTAGATACCAAATTAGAAATTGCCATGGATGCTTTAAGAACGCCAGATTCTGATAAAAAAATTGGCGTACTTTCTGGAGGTGAAAAAAGACGTGTTGCTTTATGTAGATTATTATTACAAGAACCAGAAATTTTATTATTAGATGAGCCAACAAACCATTTAGATGCAGAATCTGTGCATTGGTTAGAGCATCATTTAGCACAATATAAAGGAACTGTAATTGCAGTAACGCACGATAGATATTTCTTAGATAATGTTGCTGGTTGGATTTTAGAATTAGATAGAGGTGAAGGAATTCCTTGGAAAGGAAACTACTCTTCTTGGTTAGATCAAAAATCACAAAGAATGGCACAAGAAAGCAAAACAGCTTCTAAACGTCAAAAAACTTTGGAACGTGAATTAGATTGGGTTCGTCAAGGAGCAAAAGGTCGTCAAACAAAACAAAAAGCACGTTTAAAGAACTATGACAAATTAATGAGTCAAGATCAAAAACAAGTTGACGAAAAGCTAGAAATTTATATTCCTAATGGACCAAGGTTAGGAACAAACGTTATTGAAGCAACTGGAGTTTCTAAAGCTTTTGGAGATAAATTATTATATGAAAACTTAGAGTTTAATTTACCACAAGCAGGAATTGTTGGAATTATTGGACCAAATGGTGCTGGTAAAACAACAATTTTTAAAATGATAATGGGCGAAGAAAAGCCTGATGCTGGAAGTTTTAATGTTGGTGAAACTGCTAAAATTGCCTATGTAGATCAAGCACATTCAAACATTAATCCTGACAAATCTATTTGGGAAAACTTTTCTGAAGGGCAAGATTTAGTAATGATGGGAGGCAAGCAAGTAAACTCTAGAGCGTATTTAAGTAGATTTAATTTTTCTGGAAGTGAGCAAAATAAAAAAGTGGAAACACTTTCTGGAGGAGAACGTAATCGCTTGCATTTAGCAATGACTTTAAAAGAAGAAGGAAACGTTTTACTGTTAGATGAGCCAACCAACGATTTAGATGTAAATACTTTAAGAGCTTTAGAAGAAGGTTTAGAAAACTTTGCAGGTTGTGCAGTTGTTATTAGTCACGATAGATGGTTTTTAGATAGAGTTTGTACACACATTTTGGCTTTTGAAGGAAATAGTGAAGTTTACTTTTTTGAGGGTTCTTTTTCTGATTATGAAGAAAATAAAAAGAAACGTTTAGGTGGAGATTTAATGCCAAAACGTTTGAAGTACAAAAAATTAATTCGTTAA
- a CDS encoding CAL67264 family membrane protein has protein sequence MGMNKNTVLGWATFLMIGMGVALILLGAYKYNDVAGWGFATVGIGFFCIAWVFNALKGRV, from the coding sequence ATGGGAATGAATAAAAATACTGTTCTAGGTTGGGCAACTTTTTTAATGATAGGAATGGGGGTTGCACTAATCTTATTAGGTGCATACAAATACAATGATGTAGCTGGTTGGGGTTTTGCTACAGTTGGTATTGGTTTTTTCTGTATTGCTTGGGTTTTTAATGCTTTAAAAGGTAGAGTATAG
- a CDS encoding SDR family oxidoreductase, protein MNIKDKVVIITGASSGIGEATALKMAKEGAKVILTARSKTKLKELAKKIKAEKGTALVVTADVTKSKDFKKVVEKAKKEFGSVHILVNNAGLMPLSYIEKLKTDEWNTMVDVNIKGVLNGVEAVLPTLIENKGGHIINISSTAAYNYFPGGAVYCATKAAVQMFSEGLRKEISKKYGINVTSIEPGAVDTSLLETITDEDIKKELKGMMKMTTLQAEDIANAIFYAVNQPARANINNIHILPSEQQ, encoded by the coding sequence ATGAATATTAAAGATAAAGTAGTAATTATTACAGGAGCATCAAGTGGAATTGGAGAAGCAACCGCTTTAAAAATGGCGAAAGAAGGTGCTAAAGTTATATTGACTGCAAGAAGTAAAACCAAATTAAAAGAATTAGCCAAAAAAATTAAAGCTGAAAAAGGAACTGCTTTGGTGGTTACTGCTGATGTAACTAAAAGTAAAGATTTTAAAAAAGTAGTTGAAAAAGCAAAGAAAGAATTTGGCTCTGTACATATTTTAGTAAATAATGCTGGTTTAATGCCATTATCATATATAGAAAAATTAAAAACTGATGAGTGGAACACCATGGTTGATGTAAATATTAAAGGTGTTTTAAATGGTGTAGAAGCTGTTTTACCAACTTTAATCGAAAATAAAGGTGGGCATATTATTAACATTTCATCAACAGCGGCTTATAATTATTTTCCTGGAGGTGCAGTTTATTGCGCAACAAAAGCTGCAGTGCAAATGTTTTCTGAAGGTTTGCGAAAAGAGATTTCAAAAAAGTATGGAATTAATGTAACCTCAATAGAACCAGGTGCTGTAGATACTTCTTTATTAGAAACAATTACAGATGAGGATATCAAAAAAGAATTAAAAGGGATGATGAAAATGACAACCTTACAGGCAGAAGATATTGCAAACGCAATTTTTTATGCAGTAAATCAGCCAGCGAGAGCCAATATTAATAATATTCACATTTTACCAAGTGAACAACAATAA
- a CDS encoding aspartyl protease family protein: MKNYLILLIILYSQISVANSDDDRLFPEIPLYFSKAEKINEFTTRIPFKLVDRLMVIEGVLNDKKGNFIIDTGSEALILNKVHFKTYRFNYEKKGETSGILSTVDNPIEKTIKNISFDNLTLKNKNSDVVDLSHIEKSKKIKLLGIIGYAILKDYEVFVDLYLNQITLSKVDKSGLKLSKEGYLETIVDSINFTLKKHTIVLKASINKQKVTFGLDTGAEFNQINSRINKKVLKHFYPKKRIQLTGASSKKIEVLYGDLHRVKLTDKIYFGPMKTIITNLNNMNKAFGTNLDGILGHDFFAQKRVIINYQKEKLYFIKYPFIKE; the protein is encoded by the coding sequence ATGAAGAATTATCTCATCCTTTTAATTATACTTTATAGTCAAATTTCTGTAGCAAATTCAGATGATGACAGACTTTTCCCTGAAATTCCTTTGTATTTTTCTAAAGCAGAAAAAATTAATGAATTTACAACAAGAATTCCTTTTAAATTAGTAGACAGATTAATGGTTATAGAAGGAGTTCTAAATGATAAAAAAGGAAATTTTATAATTGATACTGGTTCTGAAGCACTCATTTTAAATAAAGTTCATTTTAAAACGTATCGATTTAACTATGAAAAAAAAGGCGAAACTTCTGGTATTTTAAGTACTGTTGATAATCCTATAGAAAAAACGATTAAAAATATTTCTTTTGACAACCTAACTTTAAAAAATAAAAATTCTGATGTGGTTGATTTATCTCATATCGAAAAAAGCAAAAAAATTAAATTACTGGGCATTATTGGCTATGCTATTTTAAAAGATTACGAAGTTTTTGTGGATTTATATTTGAATCAGATTACGTTATCTAAAGTAGATAAATCTGGTTTAAAATTAAGTAAGGAAGGTTATTTAGAGACGATAGTTGATAGCATAAATTTCACTTTAAAAAAACACACAATTGTTCTTAAAGCCAGTATTAATAAACAAAAAGTCACTTTTGGATTAGATACTGGTGCAGAGTTCAATCAAATAAATTCTAGAATTAACAAAAAAGTTTTGAAGCATTTTTATCCTAAGAAAAGAATACAATTAACTGGAGCAAGCTCTAAAAAAATTGAAGTTTTATATGGAGATTTACACAGAGTAAAATTGACTGACAAGATTTATTTTGGACCTATGAAAACGATTATTACCAACTTAAATAATATGAACAAAGCCTTTGGCACAAATTTAGATGGTATTTTAGGACACGACTTTTTTGCACAAAAAAGAGTTATTATCAACTATCAAAAAGAAAAATTATATTTTATAAAATACCCTTTTATTAAAGAGTGA